A genomic window from Scatophagus argus isolate fScaArg1 chromosome 17, fScaArg1.pri, whole genome shotgun sequence includes:
- the snx10a gene encoding sorting nexin-10A isoform X1 — translation MDSMLDSLSKTEFISVCVRDPRLVKDDLWHTHIDYQICLHTNSMCFRKKTSCVRRRYSDFVWLRHCLEQNALVIELPKLPPWNPFFSLRNTEQVSHRMKGLQEFLEIILQAPLLLSDSRLHLFLQSNLSITKIEKCALGKTKYTVAEAIQRSSSSYLSRLEDKASCDSDCESSSSSSGLGVSMDASLRGSPLLFLESPDRDPELFGCLSES, via the exons GAGTtcatcagtgtttgtgtgcgggATCCGAGACTTGTTAAAGATGACCTCTGGCACACGCACATCGACTACCAGATATGTTTACAT ACCAACAGCATGTGTTTTCGGAAGAAGACCTCCTGTGTAAGACGACGTTACAGTGATTTTGTTTGGCTGCGTCATTGTCTGGAACAGAATGCTCTGGTTAT AGAATTACCCAAGTTGCCACCCTGGAATCCCTTCTTTAGTCTGAGGAACACAGAGCAGGTCTCACATAGGATGAAAGGCTTGCAGGAGTTTTTAGAAAT CATTCTTCAAGCACCTCTGTTGTTATCGGACAGTCGTCTTCATCTGTTCCTCCAGTCAAACCTCAGCATCACAAAGATTGAAAAGTGTGCCCTTGGCAAGACCAAGTACACGGTAGCAGAAGCCATACAACGCTCCAGCAGCAGTTACCTCAGTAGATTAGAAGATAAGGCCTCATGTGACTCTGACTGTGAAAG CAGCTCTTCATCGTCGGGCTTGGGAGTAAGCATGGATGCTTCATTGCGAGGAAGCCCCCTGCTCTTCCTCGAGTCCCCTGACAGAGACCCAGAGCTGTTTGGCTGTCTTTCCGAGTCCTAA
- the snx10a gene encoding sorting nexin-10A isoform X2: MDSMLDSLSKTEFISVCVRDPRLVKDDLWHTHIDYQICLHTNSMCFRKKTSCVRRRYSDFVWLRHCLEQNALVIELPKLPPWNPFFSLRNTEQVSHRMKGLQEFLEIILQAPLLLSDSRLHLFLQSNLSITKIEKCALGKTKYTVAEAIQRSSSSYLSRLEDKASCDSDCESSSSSGLGVSMDASLRGSPLLFLESPDRDPELFGCLSES; the protein is encoded by the exons GAGTtcatcagtgtttgtgtgcgggATCCGAGACTTGTTAAAGATGACCTCTGGCACACGCACATCGACTACCAGATATGTTTACAT ACCAACAGCATGTGTTTTCGGAAGAAGACCTCCTGTGTAAGACGACGTTACAGTGATTTTGTTTGGCTGCGTCATTGTCTGGAACAGAATGCTCTGGTTAT AGAATTACCCAAGTTGCCACCCTGGAATCCCTTCTTTAGTCTGAGGAACACAGAGCAGGTCTCACATAGGATGAAAGGCTTGCAGGAGTTTTTAGAAAT CATTCTTCAAGCACCTCTGTTGTTATCGGACAGTCGTCTTCATCTGTTCCTCCAGTCAAACCTCAGCATCACAAAGATTGAAAAGTGTGCCCTTGGCAAGACCAAGTACACGGTAGCAGAAGCCATACAACGCTCCAGCAGCAGTTACCTCAGTAGATTAGAAGATAAGGCCTCATGTGACTCTGACTGTGAAAG CTCTTCATCGTCGGGCTTGGGAGTAAGCATGGATGCTTCATTGCGAGGAAGCCCCCTGCTCTTCCTCGAGTCCCCTGACAGAGACCCAGAGCTGTTTGGCTGTCTTTCCGAGTCCTAA